In Vagococcus hydrophili, one DNA window encodes the following:
- a CDS encoding ABC transporter permease has protein sequence MNFKQLVLRNVTRNGREYATYFLSSLFSVMVFFVFSLLYFHPDLGDNLKGSSDGVSEMANFGIQVAEVVIALMSFVFLWYAFNTFLKGRKKQLSVYLTLGMSEKKLKQMVIYENILLGFTSIVTGTVVGILFSKLILLITQNILYLEEGLPFYFPLKAIAVTWLVYGLIFVLISFFTVLKLRKMSLLEMRETKEDVFIEPKKSKLYTVLGIFLILLGYSLAFAFSYGVTGYIRLPFNADLLVLLLCVLITILGTFLFFKFSSVNIFQRIKIKPMYFKNGNMLTVSNLVQRMKTNAMMYFLISIVGAIAFVGIGVAKSIGSHDFGRTQGASFAFVYNPMSLEDDKKSSDIHQKNIEEIEDTIKEAGYDYLSLDLNLVDLMVEVETGNQMTGLLSMSVLKESDFNRIMTFMKKETVKLTKKDEILKLVSTNSEMQEVKVKQLADTTYETDLVFYKDEKETREKIKIKQSDIQMSLGNFAGFGVVTDEKYQELKEKQSHVYPSTHIIHFNEWNEDKELNKEVNLFLKRELKEAEKEVTEFYKRIKKEPYDDLTEEEVKEFVAINYDSFYYSSMYETWLKTKQSNGTILLISVLLGSVFFTFSCSIIYFKLFGELEKDGKYHRSLYILGVTEKRREKMVTIEMLIMFFIPFVISTLHFVAAMSALRILIELPVYHYVFQILSVYIVFQLLFFIICRKQYLSHLKKYAENIKR, from the coding sequence ATGAATTTCAAGCAACTCGTCCTTCGTAATGTGACAAGAAATGGTCGTGAATATGCCACTTACTTTTTAAGTAGTTTATTCTCAGTGATGGTTTTCTTTGTTTTCTCTTTACTTTACTTCCATCCAGATTTAGGGGATAACTTAAAAGGGAGTAGCGATGGTGTCTCAGAAATGGCAAATTTTGGCATCCAAGTGGCAGAAGTGGTGATTGCTTTAATGTCTTTTGTTTTTTTGTGGTACGCCTTTAATACGTTCTTAAAGGGACGAAAAAAGCAGTTATCAGTTTATTTAACTTTAGGAATGTCAGAGAAAAAACTGAAACAAATGGTTATTTATGAAAATATTCTACTAGGTTTTACTTCAATTGTAACAGGAACCGTTGTGGGTATTTTATTTTCTAAGCTTATTTTACTTATTACACAAAATATTTTGTATTTAGAGGAAGGCTTGCCATTTTATTTTCCATTAAAAGCAATTGCTGTAACGTGGTTAGTTTATGGCTTAATATTTGTTTTAATCTCTTTCTTCACTGTCCTTAAATTAAGAAAAATGTCTTTACTCGAAATGAGAGAAACAAAGGAAGATGTGTTTATAGAACCTAAGAAAAGTAAACTTTACACAGTGCTAGGAATATTTTTGATTTTGTTAGGTTACAGTTTAGCATTTGCTTTTTCCTACGGTGTGACTGGTTATATTAGACTTCCCTTTAATGCAGATTTACTGGTTCTTTTACTGTGCGTGTTAATCACGATACTAGGAACTTTTCTGTTCTTTAAATTTTCAAGTGTTAATATATTTCAACGGATAAAAATAAAACCAATGTACTTTAAGAATGGTAATATGTTGACCGTTAGTAATTTAGTTCAGCGTATGAAAACTAATGCCATGATGTATTTTCTTATTTCTATTGTAGGAGCAATTGCTTTTGTCGGAATAGGAGTGGCTAAATCAATTGGAAGTCATGATTTTGGTCGAACACAAGGTGCCTCTTTTGCCTTTGTTTATAACCCTATGTCTTTAGAGGATGATAAAAAATCAAGTGACATCCATCAAAAAAATATTGAAGAAATTGAAGATACAATTAAAGAAGCAGGATATGACTATCTTTCACTTGATTTGAATTTAGTTGATTTGATGGTGGAAGTTGAAACTGGAAATCAAATGACAGGGTTATTATCCATGAGTGTGCTGAAAGAAAGTGACTTTAATCGCATTATGACGTTTATGAAAAAAGAGACTGTAAAACTTACTAAAAAAGATGAAATATTGAAATTAGTCTCAACGAATTCTGAGATGCAAGAAGTAAAAGTGAAACAGTTAGCTGATACAACTTATGAAACAGACCTTGTTTTTTATAAAGATGAAAAAGAAACCAGGGAGAAAATTAAGATAAAACAATCAGACATACAAATGTCTCTGGGAAACTTTGCAGGTTTTGGTGTCGTGACAGATGAAAAGTATCAAGAATTGAAAGAAAAACAAAGCCATGTTTATCCTTCAACTCACATTATCCATTTTAACGAATGGAATGAAGATAAAGAACTTAATAAAGAGGTCAATCTGTTCTTAAAAAGAGAATTAAAAGAGGCAGAAAAGGAAGTTACAGAATTTTATAAGAGAATTAAGAAAGAACCTTATGATGATTTGACGGAAGAGGAAGTTAAAGAGTTTGTTGCCATTAATTACGACAGCTTTTACTATTCATCCATGTATGAAACATGGTTAAAGACCAAACAATCAAATGGAACAATCCTTTTAATCAGTGTTTTACTAGGATCAGTGTTCTTCACTTTTTCATGCAGTATCATTTACTTCAAGCTATTTGGCGAACTAGAAAAAGACGGGAAGTATCATCGGTCACTGTATATATTAGGTGTAACAGAGAAGAGACGCGAAAAAATGGTTACCATCGAAATGTTGATTATGTTTTTCATTCCCTTCGTTATATCCACCCTTCATTTTGTAGCGGCAATGAGCGCGCTAAGGATTTTAATTGAACTACCTGTTTATCACTACGTGTTCCAAATTTTAAGCGTGTATATTGTCTTCCAACTACTATTCTTCATCATATGCCGTAAGCAGTATTTAAGTCACTTAAAAAAATACGCAGAAAACATAAAACGATGA
- a CDS encoding ABC transporter ATP-binding protein, giving the protein MTIINLETVSKIYQGVVPYEALKKIDLSVEEGEFLSIMGPSGSGKTTLLNIIATLDKATSGLIEIKGGDVSQLSKDELSLFRLKKIGFVFQDFNLLPPLTVEENIMLPLTLDNQPEKLMKQKVKKIMDELGISHLAKNRIHEASGGEKQRIAIARALINDPDIILADEPTGNLDSKSAGDVMSILSEINKLRNVTTIMVTHDAISASYSNRVVFIKDGCFYNEIYSGEKKELFYQNILDVLAHLGGTNHEFQATRPS; this is encoded by the coding sequence ATGACAATTATTAATTTAGAAACAGTCTCTAAAATATATCAAGGTGTCGTTCCCTATGAAGCCTTAAAAAAGATTGATTTAAGTGTTGAAGAAGGTGAGTTTTTAAGTATCATGGGGCCATCAGGTAGTGGAAAAACAACGCTACTTAATATTATCGCCACCCTAGATAAGGCAACAAGTGGCTTAATTGAAATTAAAGGAGGCGATGTGAGTCAATTATCTAAAGATGAACTAAGTTTGTTTAGGCTCAAAAAAATTGGTTTTGTTTTCCAAGATTTTAACTTGTTACCACCACTTACAGTTGAGGAAAATATTATGTTGCCACTAACCTTAGATAATCAACCAGAAAAATTAATGAAACAGAAAGTTAAGAAAATAATGGATGAATTGGGTATTTCTCATCTGGCGAAAAATAGAATTCATGAAGCGTCAGGTGGCGAAAAGCAACGGATTGCGATTGCTAGAGCGCTTATTAATGATCCAGATATTATTTTAGCGGATGAACCCACAGGGAATTTAGATTCTAAATCGGCGGGAGATGTGATGTCTATCTTGTCAGAAATAAATAAATTGAGAAATGTGACAACCATCATGGTAACTCATGACGCCATCTCAGCAAGTTATTCTAACCGTGTCGTTTTTATTAAAGATGGATGTTTTTATAATGAGATTTATTCTGGAGAGAAGAAAGAGTTGTTTTATCAAAATATTTTAGATGTTTTAGCTCATTTAGGAGGAACCAACCATGAATTTCAAGCAACTCGTCCTTCGTAA
- a CDS encoding Ltp family lipoprotein: MYDQLLFEKSSEDSAQFAIDNIEVDWNQQALKKAKSYLEYSSFSDAGLYDQLIFEKFTEEQARYAMDNLPK, from the coding sequence TTGTATGATCAATTACTTTTTGAAAAATCCTCTGAAGATTCTGCGCAATTTGCGATAGATAACATTGAAGTAGACTGGAATCAACAAGCTCTAAAAAAAGCAAAATCATATCTAGAATATTCTTCTTTTTCTGATGCAGGATTATATGATCAGTTAATTTTTGAAAAATTTACTGAAGAACAAGCTAGATATGCGATGGATAACTTACCAAAATAA